In the genome of Raphanus sativus cultivar WK10039 chromosome 4, ASM80110v3, whole genome shotgun sequence, one region contains:
- the LOC108852887 gene encoding flavonoid 3'-monooxygenase CYP75B137-like encodes MATISGLFKILSCRNHVDCAIIVIAVSSVLWYIWLYAKSKRQPHPLPPGPRGLPIIGNLPFLKPELHTYFQGLAKEHGPIFKLWLGSKLAIVVSSSEVAREILRTNDVIFANHDVPAVALINTYGGIDIAWSPYGPRWRMLRKLCVNRILSNVRLDSSVGLRRGETRRTIRYLADLARAGSQVNLGEQIFLMILNVVTQMLWGATVGEEEREIVGAEFLELVQEMNDLLMVPNISDFFPVLTRFDLQGLAKRMRGLAQRMDRLFNRVINQRLGMDKGDELKGEDFLEVLLKIKDEEDGQTDLNMNDVKALLMNMVLGGTDSSLHVIEFAMAELINKPDIMKRAQQELDEVVGKDKIVEESDINKLPYILAIMKETLRLHTVAPLLIPHRPSQTTVVGGFTIPKDSKVFINVWGIHRNPNVWENPLEFDPNRFHDKSYDFNGNDFNYIPFGSGRRICVGMAMGERIVLYNIATLLHSFDWKLPQGERMEIEEKFGIALKLKNPLLTTPVRRLSDPDLYL; translated from the exons ATGGCAACCATCTCGGGTCTCTTCAAGATTTTAAGTTGCAGAAACCACGTTGACTGTGCTATAATAGTGATCGCGGTATCCTCTGTTTTATGGTATATTTGGCTTTACGCCAAGTCCAAACGGCAGCCTCATCCCTTGCCTCCGGGACCAAGGGGTCTTCCAATAATCGGAAACCTCCCGTTCCTCAAACCAGAGCTTCACACCTACTTCCAAGGACTGGCTAAAGAGCACGGTCCCATTTTCAAACTCTGGCTCGGCTCCAAACTGGCGATTGTGGTTAGCTCCTCTGAGGTGGCCCGTGAGATTCTACGAACCAACGATGTCATTTTCGCGAACCACGATGTTCCTGCCGTGGCTCTGATAAACACGTACGGTGGTATTGATATAGCCTGGTCACCATATGGACCAAGGTGGCGGATGCTGAGGAAACTATGCGTTAATAGGATACTGAGCAACGTCAGGTTGGATTCATCTGTTGGCCTACGTCGCGGAGAGACCAGGAGAACAATTAGGTATTTGGCGGATCTGGCTCGAGCCGGGTCGCAGGTTAACTTGGGAGAACAAATATTCTTGATGATATTAAATGTCGTAACGCAGATGTTGTGGGGCGCTACggttggagaagaagagagggaGATTGTTGGAGCTGAGTTCTTAGAATTAGTTCAAGAGATGAACGACCTCCTGATGGTGCCCAATATATCTGACTTTTTCCCGGTATTGACCCGGTTTGATCTTCAGGGTTTGGCCAAGCGTATGCGAGGACTGGCTCAGAGAATGGACCGGCTGTTTAACCGGGTCATTAATCAACGGCTGGGGATGGATAAGGGAGATGAATTGAAGGGTGAAGATTTTTTAGAGGTCTTACTAAAAAtaaaggatgaagaagatgggCAGACAGATTTGAACATGAACGATGTGAAGGCGTTGCTCATG AACATGGTGCTCGGGGGTACAGATTCATCGTTACATGTCATCGAGTTTGCAATGGCCGAGCTAATAAACAAACCGGATATCATGAAGAGAGCTCAACAAGAACTTGACGAAGTTGTGGGAAAAGATAAAATAGTGGAGGAGTCTGATATCAATAAACTTCCATACATTCTTGCCATTATGAAAGAAACTCTCAGGCTTCACACGGTTGCACCACTCCTTATTCCTCACCGCCCATCCCAAACAACCGTAGTGGGCGGCTTCACTATCCCTAAAGATTCAAAGGTCTTTATTAATGTGTGGGGAATCCATAGGAATCCAAATGTATGGGAGAACCCACTTGAGTTTGATCCTAACCGGTTTCATGATAAATCTTATGACTTCAACGGAAATGATTTCAACTATATTCCGTTCGGATCTGGTCGTAGAATATGTGTGGGAATGGCGATGGGGGAGAGAATTGTTCTCTATAATATCGCTACGCTTTTGCATTCTTTTGACTGGAAACTTCCTCAAGGAGAGAGAATGGAGATCGAGGAGAAGTTTGGCATCGCCTTGAAGCTGAAGAATCCACTTCTTACCACCCCAGTGCGAAGGTTATCCGATCCAGATCTTTATCTGTAA
- the LOC108832747 gene encoding alpha-barbatene synthase isoform X2 gives MEAGRNQDQESCFIFSKLAPSQWADYFLNVTNTDSDLELLAKEIEVVKPKVRENFFMLSSEEEDAVKRKILLIHLLESLGLAYHFEKEIEETLKHAFEKMEDLINGENDLYTISIMFRAFRTYGHNMPSDVFNRFKGNDGKFKECMIEDVKGLLSFYEAVHFGTTTDHILDEALSFSVDHLEQLASGLRESPPHVLKHVQNALYIPQHRKTQVLVAKEYISFYEQEEDRDDTLLKLAKLNFKFLRLHYIYELKTVIMWWKGLDHVQNLPLGIRERTIESWFSTLMIYFEPKFSLGRIMTAKFVLATTCVDDFCDTYGSVPEVESLVDCLERWDPDYMENCQSLIMKTTFKLVMYLFKEFEEVMKLHGRSFALENVIEEFKIFARSELEHLKWARTGHVPNFDEYVETGGAAAGTYSTIACSIMGLEETGKKIDFEWLISRPNVVRFIAKKTRLMDDIMDFEEDMNSGYSANALNYYMKQHGVTKEEAIREIQKMVGDVNKSINEECLKPTNVSRSVLMVALNFGRMVDVLCTSDDVYNHRGGKLKEYLIALLVDPIHL, from the exons atggaAGCAGGAAGAAATCAGGATCAGGAAAGCtgtttcatattttcaaaactgGCACCCTCTCAATGGGCTGATTACTTCCTTAACGTTACCAATACTGACTCG GATCTTGAGTTACTTGCCAAAGAGATTGAGGTAGTAAAACCTAAAGTGAGAGAAAACTTTTTCATGTTGTCTtccgaagaagaagatgcagtGAAGAGGAAAATACTCTTAATTCATCTTCTGGAAAGTCTTGGTCTGGCTTATCATTTTGAGAAGGAGATCGAAGAGACCCTCAAACACGCTTTTGAGAAGATGGAAGATTTGATCAATGGTGAAAATGATTTGTACACAATCTCCATTATGTTCCGGGCTTTTCGAACATATGGTCACAACATGCCTTCCG ATGTTTTCAATAGATTCAAGGGAAATGATGGTAAGTTCAAAGAATGTATGATAGAAGATGTCAAGGGTTTGCTAAGCTTCTACGAAGCAGTTCACTTCGGGACAACGACAGATCATATATTGGATGAAGCATTAAGCTTCTCTGTAGATCACTTAGAACAACTAGCTTCTGGTCTCAGAGAAAGCCCACCACACGTTTTAAAGCATGTACAAAATGCTCTTTACATACCTCAGCACCGGAAAACACAAGTTCTTGTTGCAAAAGAGTATATTTCATTCTATGAACAAGAAGAGGACCGAGATGACACATTGCTCAAGCTAGCAAAGCTCAATTTCAAGTTCTTGCGGCTTCATTACATTTATGAGTTAAAAACAGTCATAAT GTGGTGGAAGGGGCTAGACCATGTACAGAACCTCCCACTTGGCATCAGAGAAAGAACAATCGAGAGCTGGTTCTCGACATTAATGATCtatttcgagcccaaattctcACTAGGAAGAATTATGACAGCGAAGTTTGTCTTAGCTACAACCTGTGTAGACGATTTTTGTGATACTTATGGTTCAGTTCCAGAAGTTGAAAGCCTGGTTGATTGTCTTGAAAG ATGGGATCCTGATTACATGGAAAATTGTCAGAGTCTGATCATGAAGACGACCTTCAAACTTGTGATGTATCTTTTTAAAGAGTTTGAAGAAGTAATGAAGTTACACGGACGATCCTTTGCATTGGAGAATGTGATAGAAGAG TTCAAAATATTCGCAAGATCAGAACTTGAGCATCTCAAATGGGCACGAACCGGTCATGTGCCTAACTTTGATGAGTACGTAGAAACTGGTGGGGCTGCAGCTGGTACGTATTCAACCATAGCATGTTCTATTATGGGACTTGAAGAAACCGGTAAGAAGATCGATTTTGAATGGCTAATATCTCGACCAAATGTTGTCCGATTTATAGCCAAGAAGACACGTCTCATGGATGACATTATGGACTTCGAG GAGGATATGAATAGTGGATACAGTGCAAACGCACTCAACTATTACATGAAGCAACATGGAGTTACCAAAGAAGAAGCCATTAGAGAAATCCAGAAAATGGTTGGAGATGTCAACAAAAGTATAAACGAAGAATGCTTAAAACCGACAAACGTTTCACGATCAGTTCTAATGGTAGCCCTTAATTTCGGACGCATGGTGGATGTTTTATGTACATCTGATGATGTCTACAATCACCGCGGAGGAAAACTGAAGGAATACCTCATTGCATTGCTTGTTGATCCAATTCATCTTTAG
- the LOC108832747 gene encoding alpha-barbatene synthase isoform X5, with the protein MEAGRNQDQESCFIFSKLAPSQWADYFLNVTNTDSDLELLAKEIEVVKPKVRENFFMLSSEEEDAVKRKILLIHLLESLGLAYHFEKEIEETLKHAFEKMEDLINGENDLYTISIMFRAFRTYGHNMPSDVFNRFKGNDGKFKECMIEDVKGLLSFYEAVHFGTTTDHILDEALSFSVDHLEQLASGLRESPPHVLKHVQNALYIPQHRKTQVLVAKEYISFYEQEEDRDDTLLKLAKLNFKFLRLHYIYELKTVIMWWKGLDHVQNLPLGIRERTIESWFSTLMIYFEPKFSLGRIMTAKFVLATTCVDDFCDTYGSVPEVESLVDCLERWDPDYMENCQSLIMKTTFKLVMYLFKEFEEVMKLHGRSFALENVIEEFKIFARSELEHLKWARTGHVPNFDEYVETGGAAAAKKTRLMDDIMDFEEDMNSGYSANALNYYMKQHGVTKEEAIREIQKMVGDVNKSINEECLKPTNVSRSVLMVALNFGRMVDVLCTSDDVYNHRGGKLKEYLIALLVDPIHL; encoded by the exons atggaAGCAGGAAGAAATCAGGATCAGGAAAGCtgtttcatattttcaaaactgGCACCCTCTCAATGGGCTGATTACTTCCTTAACGTTACCAATACTGACTCG GATCTTGAGTTACTTGCCAAAGAGATTGAGGTAGTAAAACCTAAAGTGAGAGAAAACTTTTTCATGTTGTCTtccgaagaagaagatgcagtGAAGAGGAAAATACTCTTAATTCATCTTCTGGAAAGTCTTGGTCTGGCTTATCATTTTGAGAAGGAGATCGAAGAGACCCTCAAACACGCTTTTGAGAAGATGGAAGATTTGATCAATGGTGAAAATGATTTGTACACAATCTCCATTATGTTCCGGGCTTTTCGAACATATGGTCACAACATGCCTTCCG ATGTTTTCAATAGATTCAAGGGAAATGATGGTAAGTTCAAAGAATGTATGATAGAAGATGTCAAGGGTTTGCTAAGCTTCTACGAAGCAGTTCACTTCGGGACAACGACAGATCATATATTGGATGAAGCATTAAGCTTCTCTGTAGATCACTTAGAACAACTAGCTTCTGGTCTCAGAGAAAGCCCACCACACGTTTTAAAGCATGTACAAAATGCTCTTTACATACCTCAGCACCGGAAAACACAAGTTCTTGTTGCAAAAGAGTATATTTCATTCTATGAACAAGAAGAGGACCGAGATGACACATTGCTCAAGCTAGCAAAGCTCAATTTCAAGTTCTTGCGGCTTCATTACATTTATGAGTTAAAAACAGTCATAAT GTGGTGGAAGGGGCTAGACCATGTACAGAACCTCCCACTTGGCATCAGAGAAAGAACAATCGAGAGCTGGTTCTCGACATTAATGATCtatttcgagcccaaattctcACTAGGAAGAATTATGACAGCGAAGTTTGTCTTAGCTACAACCTGTGTAGACGATTTTTGTGATACTTATGGTTCAGTTCCAGAAGTTGAAAGCCTGGTTGATTGTCTTGAAAG ATGGGATCCTGATTACATGGAAAATTGTCAGAGTCTGATCATGAAGACGACCTTCAAACTTGTGATGTATCTTTTTAAAGAGTTTGAAGAAGTAATGAAGTTACACGGACGATCCTTTGCATTGGAGAATGTGATAGAAGAG TTCAAAATATTCGCAAGATCAGAACTTGAGCATCTCAAATGGGCACGAACCGGTCATGTGCCTAACTTTGATGAGTACGTAGAAACTGGTGGGGCTGCAGCTG CCAAGAAGACACGTCTCATGGATGACATTATGGACTTCGAG GAGGATATGAATAGTGGATACAGTGCAAACGCACTCAACTATTACATGAAGCAACATGGAGTTACCAAAGAAGAAGCCATTAGAGAAATCCAGAAAATGGTTGGAGATGTCAACAAAAGTATAAACGAAGAATGCTTAAAACCGACAAACGTTTCACGATCAGTTCTAATGGTAGCCCTTAATTTCGGACGCATGGTGGATGTTTTATGTACATCTGATGATGTCTACAATCACCGCGGAGGAAAACTGAAGGAATACCTCATTGCATTGCTTGTTGATCCAATTCATCTTTAG
- the LOC108832747 gene encoding alpha-barbatene synthase isoform X1 — MEAGRNQDQESCFIFSKLAPSQWADYFLNVTNTDSDLELLAKEIEVVKPKVRENFFMLSSEEEDAVKRKILLIHLLESLGLAYHFEKEIEETLKHAFEKMEDLINGENDLYTISIMFRAFRTYGHNMPSDVFNRFKGNDGKFKECMIEDVKGLLSFYEAVHFGTTTDHILDEALSFSVDHLEQLASGLRESPPHVLKHVQNALYIPQHRKTQVLVAKEYISFYEQEEDRDDTLLKLAKLNFKFLRLHYIYELKTVIMWWKGLDHVQNLPLGIRERTIESWFSTLMIYFEPKFSLGRIMTAKFVLATTCVDDFCDTYGSVPEVESLVDCLERWDPDYMENCQSLIMKTTFKLVMYLFKEFEEVMKLHGRSFALENVIEEQFKIFARSELEHLKWARTGHVPNFDEYVETGGAAAGTYSTIACSIMGLEETGKKIDFEWLISRPNVVRFIAKKTRLMDDIMDFEEDMNSGYSANALNYYMKQHGVTKEEAIREIQKMVGDVNKSINEECLKPTNVSRSVLMVALNFGRMVDVLCTSDDVYNHRGGKLKEYLIALLVDPIHL, encoded by the exons atggaAGCAGGAAGAAATCAGGATCAGGAAAGCtgtttcatattttcaaaactgGCACCCTCTCAATGGGCTGATTACTTCCTTAACGTTACCAATACTGACTCG GATCTTGAGTTACTTGCCAAAGAGATTGAGGTAGTAAAACCTAAAGTGAGAGAAAACTTTTTCATGTTGTCTtccgaagaagaagatgcagtGAAGAGGAAAATACTCTTAATTCATCTTCTGGAAAGTCTTGGTCTGGCTTATCATTTTGAGAAGGAGATCGAAGAGACCCTCAAACACGCTTTTGAGAAGATGGAAGATTTGATCAATGGTGAAAATGATTTGTACACAATCTCCATTATGTTCCGGGCTTTTCGAACATATGGTCACAACATGCCTTCCG ATGTTTTCAATAGATTCAAGGGAAATGATGGTAAGTTCAAAGAATGTATGATAGAAGATGTCAAGGGTTTGCTAAGCTTCTACGAAGCAGTTCACTTCGGGACAACGACAGATCATATATTGGATGAAGCATTAAGCTTCTCTGTAGATCACTTAGAACAACTAGCTTCTGGTCTCAGAGAAAGCCCACCACACGTTTTAAAGCATGTACAAAATGCTCTTTACATACCTCAGCACCGGAAAACACAAGTTCTTGTTGCAAAAGAGTATATTTCATTCTATGAACAAGAAGAGGACCGAGATGACACATTGCTCAAGCTAGCAAAGCTCAATTTCAAGTTCTTGCGGCTTCATTACATTTATGAGTTAAAAACAGTCATAAT GTGGTGGAAGGGGCTAGACCATGTACAGAACCTCCCACTTGGCATCAGAGAAAGAACAATCGAGAGCTGGTTCTCGACATTAATGATCtatttcgagcccaaattctcACTAGGAAGAATTATGACAGCGAAGTTTGTCTTAGCTACAACCTGTGTAGACGATTTTTGTGATACTTATGGTTCAGTTCCAGAAGTTGAAAGCCTGGTTGATTGTCTTGAAAG ATGGGATCCTGATTACATGGAAAATTGTCAGAGTCTGATCATGAAGACGACCTTCAAACTTGTGATGTATCTTTTTAAAGAGTTTGAAGAAGTAATGAAGTTACACGGACGATCCTTTGCATTGGAGAATGTGATAGAAGAG CAGTTCAAAATATTCGCAAGATCAGAACTTGAGCATCTCAAATGGGCACGAACCGGTCATGTGCCTAACTTTGATGAGTACGTAGAAACTGGTGGGGCTGCAGCTGGTACGTATTCAACCATAGCATGTTCTATTATGGGACTTGAAGAAACCGGTAAGAAGATCGATTTTGAATGGCTAATATCTCGACCAAATGTTGTCCGATTTATAGCCAAGAAGACACGTCTCATGGATGACATTATGGACTTCGAG GAGGATATGAATAGTGGATACAGTGCAAACGCACTCAACTATTACATGAAGCAACATGGAGTTACCAAAGAAGAAGCCATTAGAGAAATCCAGAAAATGGTTGGAGATGTCAACAAAAGTATAAACGAAGAATGCTTAAAACCGACAAACGTTTCACGATCAGTTCTAATGGTAGCCCTTAATTTCGGACGCATGGTGGATGTTTTATGTACATCTGATGATGTCTACAATCACCGCGGAGGAAAACTGAAGGAATACCTCATTGCATTGCTTGTTGATCCAATTCATCTTTAG
- the LOC130511150 gene encoding uncharacterized protein LOC130511150, with protein MSNLTKLEINALDITGNNYMTWAVGAKMHLRGSGLLETIDNTKTVSDEKKAKAMIFLRHHIHDGLKDEYITKEDPGDLWQSLKERFDHQKYVILPKTKHEWIHLRFQDYKSVSEFNSAMFGITSRMMLCGEKISDYDMIEKTLSTFHPENVVLQQQYRVNGFKRYSELMQILLVAEQNNQLVLLNHQARPTGSAPFPEVNVASSSYDNWRGRGRGRGRGRNHGRGRGRGRRFRPYDKRTKKDSQENERGRDDKRQTEKVCYRCGMKGHWVRTCRTPRHLADLYKESQKGKEKSGGETNFISDEPGPSFHGLNDDTHLDVSDFLVEPENIDV; from the coding sequence ATGTCGAATTTGACAAAGCTCGAAATTAATGCCCTGGATATTACcggaaataattatatgacTTGGGCAGTAGGTGCAAAAATGCACCTAAGAGGTAGCGGGCTTTTGGAAACCATCGATAATACTAAAACGGTGTCGGATGAGAAAAAGGCTAAAGCCATGATATTTTTACGACACCACATACATGATGGTTTAAAAGATGAATATATTACGAAAGAGGATCCTGGGGACCTCTGGCAATCTCTTAAAGAGAGGTTTGATCACCAGAAGTATGTGATCTTACCAAAAACCAAACACGAGTGGATCCATCTCCGGTTCCAGGACTACAAAAGTGTAAGTGAGTTTAATTCCGCTATGTTCGGAATTACCTCGAGGATGATGTTATGTGGAGAGAAAATAAGCGATTATGATATGATCGAGAAAACTCTCTCCACGTTCCATCCTGAAAATGTAGTCCTGCAGCAACAGTACCGGGTGAATGGATTTAAGCGTTATTCGGAGTTGATGCAAATCCTCCTTGTAGCGGAGCAAAATAATCAACTCGTGTTGTTAAACCATCAAGCTCGTCCCACTGGATCTGCTCCATTCCCCGAAGTGAATGTTGCATCATCCAGTTATGATAATTGGAGAGGACGAGGACGTGGACGTGGTCGAGGTCGAAATCATGGTCGTgggagaggacgaggaagaagattcCGTCCGTATGATAAAAGAACTAAAAAGGACTCCCAAGAGAATGAAAGGGGCCGGGATGATAAAAGGCAAACAGAAAAGGTTTGCTACAGATGTGGCATGAAAGGTCATTGGGTACGTACCTGTCGTACGCCAAGACACTTAGCCGATCTGTATAAAGAATCCCagaaaggaaaagagaaaagtGGAGGTGAAACGAATTTCATCTCTGATGAACCCGGGCCATCCTTTCATGGTTTAAATGATGATACTCATCTCGACGTATCAGATTTTCTGGTTGAGCCAGAAAACATCGATGTGTGA
- the LOC108832747 gene encoding alpha-barbatene synthase isoform X3, protein MEAGRNQDQESCFIFSKLAPSQWADYFLNVTNTDSDLELLAKEIEVVKPKVRENFFMLSSEEEDAVKRKILLIHLLESLGLAYHFEKEIEETLKHAFEKMEDLINGENDLYTISIMFRAFRTYGHNMPSDVFNRFKGNDGKFKECMIEDVKGLLSFYEAVHFGTTTDHILDEALSFSVDHLEQLASGLRESPPHVLKHVQNALYIPQHRKTQVLVAKEYISFYEQEEDRDDTLLKLAKLNFKFLRLHYIYEWWKGLDHVQNLPLGIRERTIESWFSTLMIYFEPKFSLGRIMTAKFVLATTCVDDFCDTYGSVPEVESLVDCLERWDPDYMENCQSLIMKTTFKLVMYLFKEFEEVMKLHGRSFALENVIEEQFKIFARSELEHLKWARTGHVPNFDEYVETGGAAAGTYSTIACSIMGLEETGKKIDFEWLISRPNVVRFIAKKTRLMDDIMDFEEDMNSGYSANALNYYMKQHGVTKEEAIREIQKMVGDVNKSINEECLKPTNVSRSVLMVALNFGRMVDVLCTSDDVYNHRGGKLKEYLIALLVDPIHL, encoded by the exons atggaAGCAGGAAGAAATCAGGATCAGGAAAGCtgtttcatattttcaaaactgGCACCCTCTCAATGGGCTGATTACTTCCTTAACGTTACCAATACTGACTCG GATCTTGAGTTACTTGCCAAAGAGATTGAGGTAGTAAAACCTAAAGTGAGAGAAAACTTTTTCATGTTGTCTtccgaagaagaagatgcagtGAAGAGGAAAATACTCTTAATTCATCTTCTGGAAAGTCTTGGTCTGGCTTATCATTTTGAGAAGGAGATCGAAGAGACCCTCAAACACGCTTTTGAGAAGATGGAAGATTTGATCAATGGTGAAAATGATTTGTACACAATCTCCATTATGTTCCGGGCTTTTCGAACATATGGTCACAACATGCCTTCCG ATGTTTTCAATAGATTCAAGGGAAATGATGGTAAGTTCAAAGAATGTATGATAGAAGATGTCAAGGGTTTGCTAAGCTTCTACGAAGCAGTTCACTTCGGGACAACGACAGATCATATATTGGATGAAGCATTAAGCTTCTCTGTAGATCACTTAGAACAACTAGCTTCTGGTCTCAGAGAAAGCCCACCACACGTTTTAAAGCATGTACAAAATGCTCTTTACATACCTCAGCACCGGAAAACACAAGTTCTTGTTGCAAAAGAGTATATTTCATTCTATGAACAAGAAGAGGACCGAGATGACACATTGCTCAAGCTAGCAAAGCTCAATTTCAAGTTCTTGCGGCTTCATTACATTTATGA GTGGTGGAAGGGGCTAGACCATGTACAGAACCTCCCACTTGGCATCAGAGAAAGAACAATCGAGAGCTGGTTCTCGACATTAATGATCtatttcgagcccaaattctcACTAGGAAGAATTATGACAGCGAAGTTTGTCTTAGCTACAACCTGTGTAGACGATTTTTGTGATACTTATGGTTCAGTTCCAGAAGTTGAAAGCCTGGTTGATTGTCTTGAAAG ATGGGATCCTGATTACATGGAAAATTGTCAGAGTCTGATCATGAAGACGACCTTCAAACTTGTGATGTATCTTTTTAAAGAGTTTGAAGAAGTAATGAAGTTACACGGACGATCCTTTGCATTGGAGAATGTGATAGAAGAG CAGTTCAAAATATTCGCAAGATCAGAACTTGAGCATCTCAAATGGGCACGAACCGGTCATGTGCCTAACTTTGATGAGTACGTAGAAACTGGTGGGGCTGCAGCTGGTACGTATTCAACCATAGCATGTTCTATTATGGGACTTGAAGAAACCGGTAAGAAGATCGATTTTGAATGGCTAATATCTCGACCAAATGTTGTCCGATTTATAGCCAAGAAGACACGTCTCATGGATGACATTATGGACTTCGAG GAGGATATGAATAGTGGATACAGTGCAAACGCACTCAACTATTACATGAAGCAACATGGAGTTACCAAAGAAGAAGCCATTAGAGAAATCCAGAAAATGGTTGGAGATGTCAACAAAAGTATAAACGAAGAATGCTTAAAACCGACAAACGTTTCACGATCAGTTCTAATGGTAGCCCTTAATTTCGGACGCATGGTGGATGTTTTATGTACATCTGATGATGTCTACAATCACCGCGGAGGAAAACTGAAGGAATACCTCATTGCATTGCTTGTTGATCCAATTCATCTTTAG
- the LOC108832747 gene encoding alpha-barbatene synthase isoform X4, producing MEAGRNQDQESCFIFSKLAPSQWADYFLNVTNTDSDLELLAKEIEVVKPKVRENFFMLSSEEEDAVKRKILLIHLLESLGLAYHFEKEIEETLKHAFEKMEDLINGENDLYTISIMFRAFRTYGHNMPSDVFNRFKGNDGKFKECMIEDVKGLLSFYEAVHFGTTTDHILDEALSFSVDHLEQLASGLRESPPHVLKHVQNALYIPQHRKTQVLVAKEYISFYEQEEDRDDTLLKLAKLNFKFLRLHYIYELKTVIMWWKGLDHVQNLPLGIRERTIESWFSTLMIYFEPKFSLGRIMTAKFVLATTCVDDFCDTYGSVPEVESLVDCLERWDPDYMENCQSLIMKTTFKLVMYLFKEFEEVMKLHGRSFALENVIEEQFKIFARSELEHLKWARTGHVPNFDEYVETGGAAAAKKTRLMDDIMDFEEDMNSGYSANALNYYMKQHGVTKEEAIREIQKMVGDVNKSINEECLKPTNVSRSVLMVALNFGRMVDVLCTSDDVYNHRGGKLKEYLIALLVDPIHL from the exons atggaAGCAGGAAGAAATCAGGATCAGGAAAGCtgtttcatattttcaaaactgGCACCCTCTCAATGGGCTGATTACTTCCTTAACGTTACCAATACTGACTCG GATCTTGAGTTACTTGCCAAAGAGATTGAGGTAGTAAAACCTAAAGTGAGAGAAAACTTTTTCATGTTGTCTtccgaagaagaagatgcagtGAAGAGGAAAATACTCTTAATTCATCTTCTGGAAAGTCTTGGTCTGGCTTATCATTTTGAGAAGGAGATCGAAGAGACCCTCAAACACGCTTTTGAGAAGATGGAAGATTTGATCAATGGTGAAAATGATTTGTACACAATCTCCATTATGTTCCGGGCTTTTCGAACATATGGTCACAACATGCCTTCCG ATGTTTTCAATAGATTCAAGGGAAATGATGGTAAGTTCAAAGAATGTATGATAGAAGATGTCAAGGGTTTGCTAAGCTTCTACGAAGCAGTTCACTTCGGGACAACGACAGATCATATATTGGATGAAGCATTAAGCTTCTCTGTAGATCACTTAGAACAACTAGCTTCTGGTCTCAGAGAAAGCCCACCACACGTTTTAAAGCATGTACAAAATGCTCTTTACATACCTCAGCACCGGAAAACACAAGTTCTTGTTGCAAAAGAGTATATTTCATTCTATGAACAAGAAGAGGACCGAGATGACACATTGCTCAAGCTAGCAAAGCTCAATTTCAAGTTCTTGCGGCTTCATTACATTTATGAGTTAAAAACAGTCATAAT GTGGTGGAAGGGGCTAGACCATGTACAGAACCTCCCACTTGGCATCAGAGAAAGAACAATCGAGAGCTGGTTCTCGACATTAATGATCtatttcgagcccaaattctcACTAGGAAGAATTATGACAGCGAAGTTTGTCTTAGCTACAACCTGTGTAGACGATTTTTGTGATACTTATGGTTCAGTTCCAGAAGTTGAAAGCCTGGTTGATTGTCTTGAAAG ATGGGATCCTGATTACATGGAAAATTGTCAGAGTCTGATCATGAAGACGACCTTCAAACTTGTGATGTATCTTTTTAAAGAGTTTGAAGAAGTAATGAAGTTACACGGACGATCCTTTGCATTGGAGAATGTGATAGAAGAG CAGTTCAAAATATTCGCAAGATCAGAACTTGAGCATCTCAAATGGGCACGAACCGGTCATGTGCCTAACTTTGATGAGTACGTAGAAACTGGTGGGGCTGCAGCTG CCAAGAAGACACGTCTCATGGATGACATTATGGACTTCGAG GAGGATATGAATAGTGGATACAGTGCAAACGCACTCAACTATTACATGAAGCAACATGGAGTTACCAAAGAAGAAGCCATTAGAGAAATCCAGAAAATGGTTGGAGATGTCAACAAAAGTATAAACGAAGAATGCTTAAAACCGACAAACGTTTCACGATCAGTTCTAATGGTAGCCCTTAATTTCGGACGCATGGTGGATGTTTTATGTACATCTGATGATGTCTACAATCACCGCGGAGGAAAACTGAAGGAATACCTCATTGCATTGCTTGTTGATCCAATTCATCTTTAG